A window of Streptomyces sp. DG1A-41 contains these coding sequences:
- a CDS encoding ABC transporter substrate-binding protein gives MNRRTVLALTVGAALLASGCTGTGGTSKGADAEAPGDPAKVDGTITVLTHRTDLVQDGTMKKYAAEFNKTYPKVKVEFEGLTDYEGEVKIRMNTEDYGDVLMIPAVIEKKDYPKFFASLGSQAERSEKYRFTDYTTVDAKVYGQSPLGAVPGFVYNKKVWQEAGITDWPTTPDEFLDDLKAIKSKTDAIPYYTNFKDMWPLTQWTQVNGSVSCDEQATTKLAEGDPWAEGADLRTADTLLYDIVREGLVEKDPTTTNWEASKPKLAKGEIATMWLGSWAVIQMQGAAKQAGADPADIGFMPFPAQKNGTFCAATLPDYNQAVNVNSDHKAAARAWIDWFTDKSGYADANLALSPLKDAPLPDVLKPYEEAGVKLLDIDDTKGAEVKSVDNQSEVGIYKPDYRQDLVDLARGARKGSLDDFLTGLGEKWTEARKNLGS, from the coding sequence ATGAACCGCCGTACCGTCCTCGCCCTCACCGTGGGCGCCGCCCTGCTGGCCTCGGGCTGTACCGGCACCGGAGGCACCTCGAAGGGCGCGGATGCCGAGGCGCCCGGCGATCCCGCCAAGGTCGACGGGACCATCACCGTCCTCACTCACCGGACCGACCTCGTGCAGGACGGGACAATGAAGAAGTACGCCGCCGAGTTCAACAAGACCTACCCCAAGGTGAAGGTCGAGTTCGAGGGCCTCACCGACTACGAGGGCGAGGTCAAGATCCGTATGAACACGGAGGACTACGGCGACGTCCTCATGATCCCGGCCGTGATCGAGAAGAAGGACTACCCGAAGTTCTTCGCCTCGCTGGGCAGTCAGGCCGAGCGGAGCGAGAAGTACCGCTTCACCGACTACACCACGGTGGACGCCAAGGTCTACGGCCAGAGCCCGCTCGGCGCGGTCCCGGGCTTCGTCTACAACAAGAAGGTGTGGCAGGAGGCCGGGATCACCGACTGGCCCACGACACCGGACGAGTTCCTGGACGACCTGAAGGCGATCAAGTCGAAGACCGACGCGATCCCGTACTACACCAACTTCAAGGACATGTGGCCGCTCACCCAGTGGACGCAGGTCAACGGCTCGGTCAGCTGCGACGAACAGGCCACCACGAAGCTCGCCGAGGGCGACCCCTGGGCCGAGGGCGCCGATCTGCGGACCGCCGACACGCTGCTGTACGACATCGTGCGCGAAGGGCTCGTCGAGAAGGACCCGACGACCACCAACTGGGAGGCGTCCAAGCCCAAGTTGGCGAAGGGCGAGATCGCCACGATGTGGCTCGGCTCCTGGGCCGTGATCCAGATGCAGGGCGCGGCGAAGCAGGCGGGCGCCGACCCGGCCGATATCGGCTTCATGCCCTTTCCCGCCCAGAAGAACGGCACGTTCTGCGCGGCGACGCTGCCCGACTACAACCAGGCCGTCAACGTCAACTCCGACCACAAGGCCGCCGCCCGCGCCTGGATCGACTGGTTCACCGACAAGTCCGGCTACGCGGACGCCAACCTGGCCCTCTCGCCCCTCAAGGACGCGCCGCTGCCCGACGTCCTCAAGCCCTACGAGGAGGCGGGCGTGAAGCTCCTCGACATCGACGACACCAAGGGAGCCGAGGTCAAGTCCGTCGACAACCAGTCCGAGGTCGGCATCTACAAGCCCGACTACCGCCAGGACCTCGTCGACCTCGCCCGCGGTGCCCGCAAGGGCAGCCTGGACGACTTCCTGACCGGGCTCGGCGAGAAGTGGACCGAGGCGCGGAAGAACCTGGGGTCCTGA
- a CDS encoding sugar ABC transporter permease produces MTDTTRKAARPVPPAAPAGPTPPSAARRPRRWRGVTPWLFLIAPLVLLIAFTYAPIVNMVAYSFTDWDGVSPQLHWTGAGNYAELFTRPELFEVFFVSGYYLAASVVQIAAALYFATVLSFNVRFRSFFKGVLFFPYLINGVAIGFVFLYFFQDGGTLDAILSLIGYDGDRAWLGTPTSANVSLAGVSVWRYLGLNFVLFLGAIQSIPGELYEAAELDGANRWQQFRHIIAPGIRPVLSLSVILSVSGSLSVFEIPYIMTGGATGTETFVIQTVKLAFQFNKTGLASAAAVVLLLIILAVTWVQRRLVPDDKVDLV; encoded by the coding sequence ATGACCGACACCACCCGCAAGGCGGCGCGGCCGGTGCCGCCGGCCGCGCCCGCGGGGCCGACACCGCCGTCCGCCGCGCGCCGGCCGCGGCGGTGGCGGGGCGTGACCCCCTGGCTGTTCCTGATCGCCCCGCTCGTCCTGCTGATCGCCTTCACCTACGCGCCCATCGTCAACATGGTCGCGTACAGCTTCACCGACTGGGACGGCGTCAGCCCCCAGCTGCACTGGACGGGCGCCGGGAACTACGCCGAACTCTTCACCCGCCCCGAGCTGTTCGAGGTGTTCTTCGTCAGCGGCTACTACCTCGCCGCGTCCGTGGTGCAGATCGCCGCGGCCCTCTACTTCGCCACCGTCCTGAGCTTCAACGTCCGCTTCCGCAGCTTCTTCAAGGGCGTGCTCTTCTTCCCGTACCTGATCAACGGCGTCGCGATCGGCTTCGTCTTCCTGTACTTCTTCCAGGACGGCGGCACCCTCGACGCGATCCTGAGCCTGATCGGCTACGACGGCGACCGCGCCTGGCTCGGCACACCCACGTCGGCCAACGTCTCCCTCGCCGGTGTCTCCGTCTGGCGCTACCTGGGCCTGAACTTCGTGCTCTTCCTCGGCGCGATCCAGTCCATCCCGGGGGAGCTGTACGAGGCGGCCGAACTGGACGGGGCGAACCGCTGGCAGCAGTTCCGCCACATCATCGCGCCCGGCATCCGGCCCGTGCTGAGCCTGTCGGTGATCCTGTCCGTCTCCGGGTCGCTGTCCGTCTTCGAGATCCCGTACATCATGACCGGCGGCGCGACCGGCACCGAGACCTTCGTGATCCAGACCGTGAAGCTGGCCTTCCAGTTCAACAAGACGGGCCTCGCCTCGGCGGCGGCCGTCGTGCTGCTGCTGATCATCCTGGCGGTGACCTGGGTGCAGCGGCGCCTCGTCCCGGACGACAAGGTGGACCTCGTATGA
- a CDS encoding carbohydrate ABC transporter permease, with amino-acid sequence MTRRAVARALVYLSLVLATLVVLLPLTVVFLTSLKTSGEMADDSGALTLPDDPLNFDNYVTAFQDGRMLSAFGNTAVILIVAIGGTVLIGSMTAYAIDRFRFRFRKPVLALFLVAALVPGVTTQVATFQIVNSLGMFDSLWAPIALYMGTDIVSIYIFLQFVRSIPVSLDESARIDGANAFTIYRKVIFPLLKPAIATVVIVKGINVYNDFYIPFLYMPSEDLGVISTSLFRFKGPFGAHWETISAGAILVIVPTLIVFLFLQRFIYNGFTRGATK; translated from the coding sequence ATGACGCGCCGTGCCGTGGCCCGTGCCCTCGTGTACCTGTCCCTGGTCCTCGCCACGCTGGTCGTGCTCCTGCCGCTCACCGTGGTCTTCCTGACCTCGCTGAAGACCTCCGGGGAGATGGCGGACGACAGCGGCGCCCTCACGCTGCCCGACGACCCGCTGAACTTCGACAACTACGTGACGGCGTTCCAGGACGGCCGGATGCTCTCGGCGTTCGGCAACACGGCGGTCATCCTGATCGTCGCCATCGGGGGCACGGTCCTCATCGGCTCGATGACGGCGTACGCCATCGACCGCTTCCGGTTCCGCTTCCGGAAGCCGGTCCTGGCCCTGTTCCTGGTCGCCGCGTTGGTCCCGGGGGTGACCACCCAGGTGGCGACCTTCCAGATCGTCAACAGCCTCGGGATGTTCGACAGCCTCTGGGCGCCGATCGCGCTCTACATGGGCACGGACATCGTGTCGATCTACATCTTCCTTCAGTTCGTACGGTCCATCCCCGTCTCACTGGACGAGTCGGCCCGCATCGACGGCGCCAATGCCTTCACGATCTACCGGAAGGTCATCTTCCCGCTGCTCAAGCCCGCGATCGCGACGGTCGTGATCGTGAAGGGGATCAACGTCTACAACGACTTCTACATCCCCTTCCTCTACATGCCCTCCGAAGATCTTGGCGTGATCTCGACGTCCCTGTTCCGCTTCAAGGGCCCCTTCGGAGCCCACTGGGAGACCATCTCGGCAGGCGCGATCCTCGTCATCGTCCCGACGCTGATCGTCTTCCTGTTCCTGCAGCGGTTCATCTACAACGGTTTCACGCGAGGTGCCACGAAGTAG